The nucleotide window AAAACATCAATGGAGGCGGGGAACGACGAAGTTATCGCAGTCATCGCGAGGATATCGGCATCAGTAGTTTCAAGTTTTTGTTGGATATCGCCAAGTGTGTGCTGTTTTGTCATTGCATCGTAAATCTCGGTTTCGTACCCGGCTTCACGTGCAGAACCGGCAAGATATACGAACGAAAGCGGCATCCAGCGGCCGGCAGATTCGACTACTCCTGAATGATAAGGGGGTGTGATGAATAATATTTTTTTTCTATTTATCAAAACTAATTTTCCTTTTTAAAAATCTTTCGTAATCTTAATTGTAACGTCGTCCCAAATATAACAAGAATTACAAGCAAAATATGTTTTACAATTAACGCGGGTATTTGGTCTTTTCCTGCAGCTTCACTCCACTCAAATTCTTTGTAGTTAATAGTTCTTATGATTCCTCCAACAATTATCATAGCCCAAATCCAAATCGTGGTTTTATTCAAGTACCTGAATATCTCTTTGGCAAAATCTTTACGTACCGGGAAATTATTCTTTTTGCTTTGCAGATATATCCAATTCATCACTAAAAGAATTGAAAATAAAAGTGCTACAACAAAATCGTGTATAAAATTATTTAACATTATAAATACTGACATTGTAGAATTATCCTAAATTTTATTGTAATAGTTACAAAAATATCCTCGAAATTCAGCATTACGAGCATTTTTTGTGAGATTTAGATAATGGCATAATTATGAAGCCTTAGTTAAAAAACTTAAGGCTTGAAAATGAAAAAAACAATTTTGCACATTTTAGTGTGGAGTCTATTAATAGGGATTCAAACCGAAGCGAACGCTCAATGGTTTTCAAATTTATTTAAAACTGAACAACCCCAAAAACGAATAGACAAAACTGAACTTGATATCGAATCGCAGCAATGTATGCGCTGTCACGATGGTTCGAAGAGCCGTGAGATTGAACTACGACCTGCTAATGCACCGCTCGAATTTATAGTCGATGGTTATATGAAAACTTCGAACCATTCGATAGGTATGAGTTATCAGCAGTCGTATCTTTCAAACCCCGGTGAGTATGTGAACACCGGCAGAATGAATCAGAGCATAAAATTGGTCGAGGGCAAAGTCGGCTGCCTGAGTTGCCATGTTTCAAAGAACAAACTTCTTGCATCGAATTCGACGAGCATCGAACCCGAAGAATGTAATTCCGACAAAGAATTAACACAACAGGCATTTCAAGGAAATCTTTGCGTCCAATGCCACAACAAGTGAATTTTAAATATCTGTATAGGTTTACCAAATTAGTATTTATACAAACCCACACCATTCCGTTTCGCATCTGCAACAAAAATTAACCTGCGGGTTTGGTCGATTGCGATTCCGTTCGGCTGTTCAAGTTCTTCGCCGTAAGTCAGAACATATTTACCGAGTGCATTGAATACTTTTACTTTTGCCAATTTTGTATCGACAATATGGATTCTGCCTTGTTCGTAAACATCCGAGGGTTCAAAAACAGAATCTTTAAGTGCAATTAATTCTGGCGATGGAACATTATCAAAAGCAATTCCCATAGGGGCGGCGAATTTTGCTTCACCCCCTTTCTCAAATAAATGTGCGGGGCGTCCGCTGCAAGTGAACGCTTTCACTTCTTTATTCCCGACGTCCGAGACCAACAATCTACCGTCGGGAGTAATTGCTAAAAATGTTGGGAAACTTAATTGAAAATCTTTTACTTCGGCAGAGGGGAAGCTTAACAATAATTCATCCTCATCTTTTAAATCAGGAACTGCGATTGCACTGATTGCCAATATTTGATTTGTTCGTGAATCGCTAACGTAAATTGCATCGCTGCGGTATGCAACACCGAATAATTTCATACTCGTTCGCTGGTCGGGAAACAAGCCGAAAGAATTGATGAGCGTTCCGGTTTTATAATCGGCTTGGTGGAGTTCACCCGTCCTGTAGTTTGCCGCATACAACCTGTCGCCTTCCACAACGATACCGGTTATTGAAGCCGACTCGCCATTGAGCAAGCAGATATTTCTTATCAATTCAAGTGAAGATGAATATTCCTGAATGCAGTCCGAATTTAAAAATGAAACAAGCAATTTTTCGTCGTGGATAGTTAAAGCGAAAACTTGTGCGGAAGTATCGGGAAGTTCGATATTTTTAAATCCGACAAATATCGGCGGTTGAGTAAAAATAGTTGTTTCAATTTTTTCAGCTTTTTTTATTAAGTCGGTTACTGTTAAAGAAGAAATCAACCAAATTAAAATTCCGATCACTACTCCGGCGAGTATAAATATAACTATCGATAATTTTTGCCTCAAAGCGTTAGCCCCCGTAAGTGTGAAGCGTTTTATAAACTATTCCGACTCCCCAAAGGGAGAACGCTGCAACGAGCAAAGCGATTATTGCATAAAAAGCCAAAAACTTTCCACGTAAATTTTTCCAAGTGAAATAAATGTGTAAATAAACTGCATAAAGCAGCCACGTAATTAAACTCCACAATTCAATCGGGTCCCAGCCCCAGAATCTCCCCCAAGCGGCATCAGCCCAGATTGCACCGGAAATTATCATTATTCCGTAGAATACAAAACCTAAAAGTATCAGTCGAAAATTAAACTCATCGTATTTTTCGGCTTTAGCAGTAAGAAGTTGGTCGTCTAAATTGTCGTTATGTTTTTGTGTGTAAAGTCGCATTATTGCTACGCCGGCTGTTAGCATAAAACAGCCGACCGCTGCCGTTGCGAATGATGCGTGTATAAAAAGCCAAAAACTTTGTAAGCTGACGGGAAGAATTTTTTCGCCGAATGGATGAGTTCCGCACCAACCCATCAATAAAAAAATGAATGGCATTATTCCAACACCGACGGATCGAATGAAAGGTTTCCATTGCTGTAATAGCAGAAAAATTAAAACACCGAACCAGGCGCTTGCCGACATTGCCTCGAAGTATGATACAAAAGGGGGATAACCGGTTTCGACCCAGCGTGTTGTTGCCACGGCTGTGTGAAGCATAAAACCAATTAGTGTTACACGGATTGCCAAATTTAGCAATTTGGATTTTAGAAATATTAAGGCAACCGCGAAGATAGCAAAACTAACGGCATATAATATTACCGTTACCCAAAATAAAACGGATAAGATTGTTTCCATTACGCTTCTTCTAAAATTTGTTCATCGGTTACTACCAATTTAGGAAATTTTTTCAAAACATTTTCTAAATCAGTTCGCATAACCGACAATTCATCTTCGAATGAAGCGTGAAATTTTTCTGTAGTTCCCATGATGTCGAAAGTTATACTTTCGTTTATGGAATACAAGTTGATTATTATCTCTTTTCTGACACTCAATAATCGTAATACAAGTCCGATAAACCCGAATGCAACGCCAAACAGAATTACACTCAAGCCCGGATCGTTCGAAAGTGTAAACTCCGACCATCTTCGTAAATCACCGAATGCAATTTCATATTTTTCTGCATTCACAATTCCACCTGCCGGTACGTAAGTATCGGTTAATACATTTTTATCTTTCAGAACTACAACCCGTAGAACCGGCGACTTAAGTTCATCAGTTCTTGATACATATTTTCCGTCGCGAAAGGCAGCATCGGGTAAAAGCTCAAATTCAAAACGGAGTGAGCCATTTTCAAATTCTAAATAATCGCTGTGTATCCGCTGTCCGTTTTGCGAGTAAGATGCGAGGCGTGTATATCCTTCGGTAATTATTTTTCCATTTTTGTCAGAGATGTGTATGAAAGGTGAGTAACCGGTTTTATCACCTTGGTGCAGCGTTAAACCTTCGACAGTATATCCGTTGTTGATATAAACCGGAATGTCGGTGTTTTTCTTTTTTACATTTTCTATGATTGATGCAAGCGCGGCAGCGCCGTTCACTTTATACGATGGCTCAACTTTCAAAAGTTTGAATGTAAAATCTTCTTTTGGATGTTGATAATATTTTCCGGATTGAACATTCAGAAACCGGTCTTTTGATGAATTAAAAGTTTGTCCTTCTGTAAGTGCGAGCGTTCCATCGAACGACGCATACTTACTCACTACTATTCCCAACAGGATAATAACTAAACTCGAATGGAATAAAATAGAACCGATATTTCCATACTTACCTTTTAGCCCGCGGATAGTCGTTACCACACCTGAATTGTTCGTCGATACACCGTATCCGTTTTCTTCTAATTTTTTGGCGTATGTTTGATGAAGGTTTGAAATTGCAGAATCGTTTTTTTGAATGTTAGATTTTTTATTTCTCTTAATCTCAGTTTTAGACCGATAGAATATTGAAATCAATAAACTAATTCCAAGAGAGATTAATGTGAAGACGACTGCAAACGACTCGAAATGATTTTGAAAACTGATAGTTTTAATTGGAGAAAAATTATCGAGAGCAAGCAGTTGGTTTAGATTCTTTGAAAAATTGGAAATATCTGTCGTGGGATTAAATGCCGCAAACATGGAAAATCCCAACAAATGAATCATCATAATTGTAGCAATTTTCGGTGTCGCTATCTTATGAATTATTTTTTTTAAGATTGTTTTAATTTTATTCATAGTCTTATTCTAAATATATAATCCCAAATCATAAATCCAAAATCCGCATCGATTAGTATGTCCTTCCACCTGTATGCGTATTACATCCGCGTGTTGCGTCAGCATCAGTAAAGCATTGTCGTGTTGCAAAGTTCACATCGGAATTATATCCGCCAACAAATCTATCAGCCATAACACGTGTTCCGGCTGCAAGAGTCGAGCCGCTCTCACGCCAGTAATAACGTTTGTTCCAGCCATGAGCATTTATGCGTCCGCTCTTGCCACCGGTGTTGAGTGTTGTTCCTGCAAAATCCCACATATGACAAGCAAAGCACCCTTCAGCAACTTTATGATTACCTCGGGAATGATCAGGGAAACGGCTACCAGTTGAAGCTGAGCTATACGATGTTGCTTTATGGCAAATTAAACAGAGAGGTGTTCCTGCTGTTGTACTTTGAATTGTTGCAATTAACATCTTATCTGAATTTGAAGTGCCCGGTCCAACATTATTTAAAGTCGACCCGTGCGGACCTCGTGGCGAAGTACTGGTTTCACTTCCGTGGCAATCGCTGCACCATACTCGCTTGTTGGTTGCCCAAGGTTCATTCGTTGTCGTCGCTACTACGTTTGCGTTTGTTGTTCCCCCGGGAACAATTCCGTGATAGGAAGCGTATTGCGGATTTATTTCAGCAGCAATATCTCGTTTACCTACAGGTAGCGAAACATATCCCGAATGACATTTTAAGCAGACCTGATATTCATCGGTTGGTGTTGTAATTTTTGTATAAACCGTAGGCACTGCCCAGGTTACATCGTTTGTTAGCATTGCTGTGTTTGGCGTGGGCCAAGTTGGTTCAACACCCCAGGTTCCACGCAGTGCGGCAGAAATTCGTAAAGCACCACGTGTTGATTTTGCTACTGAAACTTGTGCTTGATGAGGGTTATGGCAATCCTGACATTCAGAATGCCTATTGGTGCTGCCAAGCTCAGCAGTGGTTTCGTGTGTAATCCGATTCTTGTGGCGTCCGTCAGTTGTGTTTGTTGGATGTCTCCAGGTTTTATTTAACTCAGGTTGAATACGATTTGCTACAGGTGCGTTAGAACCGTGACAACCCGTGTTCGTTCCGTCGTAACAACTGTTTTGTTCGACTGCCCGTTGGATGTAAGGTGTTCCACTACCTGAGTGGGCTTTATGACAGCCACGGCATGAATACTCACCGACTGTCGTAGCGCTTCCGCCGCTTGGTGTATATGCTGTTGCTGATGTTCTGTGAATAGAAGTTGCGTAATTAGTTTTATTATGGCAGTGTGTGCAAAGCCCGGCATTTGCATTACTCATACGAAGGAAGGAACTAAACTGATTGTCGTGAGCATTATGACAACTATGGCATTCCACACGACCGGTTGAAGCATCGGGATCAAGTTTTACAGCAGTGTTCCATGGAAATGTTCTGGATACTAATTGATTGTCTTTAGCTGGTTCATACAAGTAACCGACGGGATGGTCATTTGCCAAATTAGTTCCGATATTTCCGGGGGATGCAACCGGCATAGTTGTAACTCCACCAGTCATACTGATAGTACCTGTGCTGCCCGCACCGCGTGTGTTATAAACTGTTCCGATTGCAATCGTTCCGTCGTGGCACGATAAACAAAGTTTCGATTTTGCATTCGGTTGATTCGGTGCTGAATAGGAAATACTCGTTAAATATTCGCTCGAGTAGAGTGTGTAGGTTGCCGTAGTCGGCTGTCGATTCCATAATTGCGTGGTAGCTTGTTTGCTGTGCGGAGTGTGGCAAAAAATACATATCTCCGTTTCTGATGCAGCTTTGATAGTTCCAGTACCACTTGTGCTCAAGTTGTGTTTTGAATTTCTGATACTTGTCTGTGCAAGGAGAAATGGACAACTTACAAAAATCAAGAATGATAAAAATGATATATTTATCCGGGTTAACATTATTTCAGATATTTAAAAATTTGGATTCTCCTATTTAAGGAATCGACCACATAGATTCTATCTTGTCCATCGATGGCGATACCGCTCGGACTCATAAACTCGCCGTTCTCAGTACCTTTCAATCCGACTACTAACAA belongs to Bacteroidota bacterium and includes:
- the ccsA gene encoding cytochrome c biogenesis protein CcsA: METILSVLFWVTVILYAVSFAIFAVALIFLKSKLLNLAIRVTLIGFMLHTAVATTRWVETGYPPFVSYFEAMSASAWFGVLIFLLLQQWKPFIRSVGVGIMPFIFLLMGWCGTHPFGEKILPVSLQSFWLFIHASFATAAVGCFMLTAGVAIMRLYTQKHNDNLDDQLLTAKAEKYDEFNFRLILLGFVFYGIMIISGAIWADAAWGRFWGWDPIELWSLITWLLYAVYLHIYFTWKNLRGKFLAFYAIIALLVAAFSLWGVGIVYKTLHTYGG
- a CDS encoding cytochrome c biogenesis protein ResB is translated as MNKIKTILKKIIHKIATPKIATIMMIHLLGFSMFAAFNPTTDISNFSKNLNQLLALDNFSPIKTISFQNHFESFAVVFTLISLGISLLISIFYRSKTEIKRNKKSNIQKNDSAISNLHQTYAKKLEENGYGVSTNNSGVVTTIRGLKGKYGNIGSILFHSSLVIILLGIVVSKYASFDGTLALTEGQTFNSSKDRFLNVQSGKYYQHPKEDFTFKLLKVEPSYKVNGAAALASIIENVKKKNTDIPVYINNGYTVEGLTLHQGDKTGYSPFIHISDKNGKIITEGYTRLASYSQNGQRIHSDYLEFENGSLRFEFELLPDAAFRDGKYVSRTDELKSPVLRVVVLKDKNVLTDTYVPAGGIVNAEKYEIAFGDLRRWSEFTLSNDPGLSVILFGVAFGFIGLVLRLLSVRKEIIINLYSINESITFDIMGTTEKFHASFEDELSVMRTDLENVLKKFPKLVVTDEQILEEA
- a CDS encoding cytochrome c3 family protein, producing MLTRINISFLSFLIFVSCPFLLAQTSIRNSKHNLSTSGTGTIKAASETEICIFCHTPHSKQATTQLWNRQPTTATYTLYSSEYLTSISYSAPNQPNAKSKLCLSCHDGTIAIGTVYNTRGAGSTGTISMTGGVTTMPVASPGNIGTNLANDHPVGYLYEPAKDNQLVSRTFPWNTAVKLDPDASTGRVECHSCHNAHDNQFSSFLRMSNANAGLCTHCHNKTNYATSIHRTSATAYTPSGGSATTVGEYSCRGCHKAHSGSGTPYIQRAVEQNSCYDGTNTGCHGSNAPVANRIQPELNKTWRHPTNTTDGRHKNRITHETTAELGSTNRHSECQDCHNPHQAQVSVAKSTRGALRISAALRGTWGVEPTWPTPNTAMLTNDVTWAVPTVYTKITTPTDEYQVCLKCHSGYVSLPVGKRDIAAEINPQYASYHGIVPGGTTNANVVATTTNEPWATNKRVWCSDCHGSETSTSPRGPHGSTLNNVGPGTSNSDKMLIATIQSTTAGTPLCLICHKATSYSSASTGSRFPDHSRGNHKVAEGCFACHMWDFAGTTLNTGGKSGRINAHGWNKRYYWRESGSTLAAGTRVMADRFVGGYNSDVNFATRQCFTDADATRGCNTHTGGRTY